CTTCGATATGTATCTTTTGCATTGATACTTCGACATATTTCGTGTACAATCGAAATATTTcacccaaggcgcctagaagtataatcctaaggtgggccaacttgctaaaaccacttttcagccatcttggaagtctactgtgttttgtttgtaaacaaaacacaatacgctactgccgaagctcgctcgtgatcagtctgtctctttcacgccacaagcaaataattccccttctactttctttctttgtttttaagaggctttaaactttgcagttcattcgcctctattctactttcttccgtactgttttcatataccgctcccctaccaacttagtgacgaaacggcctcacctagtacaaTAGAGCCATCTTGATTTCACCTGAATCGATTAAACGAAATGTTGTAATCAGCATTCAGCCCGAATTATAAACAAGGTGCGTTTTCTAATCAACATTGTACCAACatcaaacatataaatgaagaaACCCACGCTCATCTCACAGTCGGGCAGAAAATGAATACTAGTGTTTTCAATCGAATTCATTATGTGATGAATTCGTTCGCTACTTTCGGTGCAACGAAAAAGGCCAACACGTATTTTGTAGCCTCAGTTTATTTCCACGATTATTTATAGTAatattttttactgatggagTTTCGTTCACACTACTCTCTAAATAACTAAAATGCGTTAAATATTTTACTGAGAACAATTTTGGTAATGCTCCCTCCGCAATGTGCCTTTGAAATTAGCAACGATTTGCTGAAAATCAAATTGGGGCAAAAGTGCAAGAGAAGAAGAAGTAGGTGACTTCTTCCCGCGATCCTAATACACAAAtataaaatcaaacatgattatCCACATTTTCTCAGATTAGAATTAAAAGTGAATGAGCCAATGATGATTTCGATCAAAAAAACATGTACACAACTCAAATAGTTGCAATTGTATTGTTGTACGACAGAACTGATTCTTGGATGAAGTGAAAATGATCACCGAATGTTTCAGGGATAATTTCGGTAATGACTCAATTGTGGACTCGGCCACGGTTAGTATAGTTATGAATTTAGAGTACCAGAGCGATAAGAAATACTAtgcaattatattttttgtaggtTTTCAAGTACGATCAGCTGGAAACTGATACAAACTCCTCGGAACTAAGCCACGGCAGTACCTCGAGAGAACCGCAATCTGTGCAGGAGAAGACAGCACTCATTGATTCGAATTATATCGAAAGTAAGATTAAATGTCTCTTAAACGGAGAGCGTGCCGAATTACATTCATCTGAAAAGTCAGAAAACGAAGAGAGTAGAAAAGAAATTAGAGGAATCCTGATAACAGAAGATAGCTGTAACGCGGTTGACCACAAAATTTCGAATTCTTTGGAAGATGAGAAAAAGGTTTCTGTGGAGGATCTTTCCTTTAACGGCAAAATCAACTGCTTTAATGGTAAAATGTCTGACACTAGCCCGCGCAGCAATGCCGAAAATGTAGAATTGAATCATAGCGACGAAAAGTTGCGTAGAGATAAGTTTAATGAATCATTTGAAATGCTAACAAAGGAAAACAGTTCATTAATGCATTATACGAATGAAAAATCTCCGGATCTTTTCGATGACGATGACAGTGCTGCAAATGACCTGAAGTCAGATACGGAAGATATACCCTTGGAGGATAGATCGTTCAACACGTCGATTCTAAGTAGTAGCATTGCCAATTCTGCATGTCCAGCAGCAGAAATTGAAAGAGTTATACTGAAACGTTTACAAGGTTCCTTGTCTGGCGTTTTACCACCTCCGTCCGTGACGTTCTCCAACATCGATGTTAACCGAATGTTAACACTTTACCGGGAGAATGAAGCACGGTATGTTTACCGACATGATCAGCCCACACAGGAATCAAAGGAAGAATTGAATGAGTCCAGCGTACTTTCAAATTGTTTAAGTAGACCAACTCACACGCGATCAGATATTGAAATGCTTGGTTGGCCCGAATTGTTGATGGCCAAAGGATACGGATTGCATTACAATCGATCTACGGTTTcggaaaaaattgaattgttgggattgaaatacattgatcgatacATAGGAGCTGAAACTAGCTCTACATTCAACATAACTCATTCGCCGTCCAGTTCAAAGAAGCGAAATCTACGACTGAAGTAAGTAACCAACACAATTTGAGCAACGTTTATCTGATTATGAGTTTTTAGATAGATTgtagaaaaaaatcatgatatTTCTAACTAATAAATTGCATGTTATTTCTAATTTGCTAAACAGAATGCTTAATCAGTCACCGGGTCGCCGGCTGAGTCATTTGGCACGACGTCGAGCAATTTTCTCTTCAGCTAATCTTCTCTGCAGCTCCGGTTCTACGACGAAATCTGCCTCAATGACTACGAGTCAAACAAATCCGCTTCGTTTGTGCAATAGGCAAATTCTGCTGGATCCAAAGTGAGGCTACATCAATGTATGACtcttaaaatttttaatgaCATTTTCTGCCTACAGGAGCAAAACCAATCGGCGGAAAAGTAAAGGACGAACGCCGAAACGTCGCACACCAAGCCGTCGTAATACACCACGCAGAAAAACGCCCGGTTCCTCAGCAAAGAAACGTGTTATGAGTTTACCTGTGACGAAGTTAACCCAACATCCTGTTAGCCGAGAAACCTCCAAGCGTGCTCTTTTTCAGAGCCCTTCAAATGATAATTCAAAGCCAGAACCTTTGCACAAACCCGGAATCAGCAGTGTTTTGACGGATAAAATTCAGAAATCTAAGCGAGCCCTATTCTCACCTCCCAAACGCATCCATCGATTCGCATCAGTTTCCATTCGGCAAGATTCGTCAGTTAAAGAGTCGTTGATGTCATCGCAACAGTACGGATCAACAAACAACATTGATATGCTGCGTGAGCAAACTATCGAACGTATCGGGAAGAGAAGACGATCCATCGATGAAGAGGAGAATGTAGACGCAGTGCCGTCGGTGAAAATGCCCAAATTGGATAAAGAGGATCTAACGCCTAGATCATTGAAGTTTGCTAGGAGTCAAAGTTTCTGTGTGGGTTCTCAGAATCTTAACACAAAAAACGCATCCGAGTCGGGCCTATGTGGCAAATCATTATTCAGAGCTAACTCAGAAGTGGCTTTTCCTGACTCCGTTGCACGACCGGTAACAACATTATCGGAAAATCATAAAAAGGTATGTGATGTATGAATACAAGAAATGGGAACAAAACATCAcattccatatttttttagaaattgcTGTGGGCAGTATCACAATCACTACAGACGAAGCAGATCTCAGTGAAACATGAAAGCTTTAAGCACTATGCTTCTAACCTGGCGAGAGTTGTTAGGCGCTTATTTTTAGAGTTTGATACCCAATTAGTTGCTAGTACAAGTGAGAAGTTGTTGCGGTAAGTTGCAAACTTTATTATATTCTTTTATTTAAGTAAAACAGCATTGAGACAACGCAGAACAAATGAAAATGTGAGatgtttttcaacattttcattgaaatttaaaacatttttcggTCTAATCCAAGCGATTGGTGCAAAAACAAACTATCGTTTTTGCCACAGTATATCGCATTATTTCATATGATGAATATATACCGttttgactcatattccgaacacttcattttaacactAAACCAACCACGAGGGGTTAAACgacccattttaaacttttagtcgaaattttcttgcaaattacattgtcacaacataatttgcctacactacttttctgAAAACATACaccgaatgtatttttcaatgtttactcctctcttgttattttttttaatgagaaatatatgtaatctgccctaactaccgcaacgggtcatttgacccgtgcAAACATCCGTATATcagtggttgtgatacaaaccattgcattacacatttttacTATTGCTttacatattttgttgtatttgtgaatgaacggtgaatgattagaattaattttattgctgactatccaagcgagctaacagtaacattccaagctacagtgctattttgcgtgtcaaaaattttaatttcattatttGCTAGTAATTGTTATCctaaaatgtcgaaatatacaggagaaatatagtatgccacgtttctcaacaaaactacataaatcgagtcattgttcactaacataaagggtcacttgactcgctgtggtaggaataggtatgcATAAAATATCGGTAGGTTCAGTGCTAAAAGTAAAAACAAAGATTGtaaatttttcagattttatattttttatattttattttcaatatttagttcattgttttcatgttaaatgCTAGAACAGGTAAAAACCTACTATAATTTGAATGAACAAGTGAtcataatgaagaaatttttattaaaattagtacTGAAGCAGTGTTCGTAATATGAATCATGTTTCggcgcatgattcaaattccgaacagcaaatgttaaaacacactattttcaggcaaatacaGTAATAGTTCACTAATTAGGCTAAAAAGACCGTCCACTTTTGAAGCAATAATAGAATAAGACCTAACaccatttgtaaaaaaatgtttgtaagcCCCTTCATGGTAAATTTTGGGCCACGCATAAATCAACGAGAGTGAATAGCTTTTTgaagtgggactacgtctatcaGGAATATATGGGCATAGGAGAacgtgcaggaaaaaatgaaagatttcgaatgtttataacttgaacatttttaatagatttttttttttttttttttataaatacgtTTATTTGTCGTTTTTCTTTGGTAAAAATTATTTACATAATTGATTCAACCTCGACTTCGAAACTAAATTTTAGTTCATCTATGTCAATTCTACCATTGCTGCTATCAATGAAGGTGATATATGTCAACAGCAATCTCATTATCAAAATTCGTTCATTCATTGCTATCCCCTCCAGCGACGGCCGAATGAGATTCTCTAAATGGAGTGCGCGTTGTCCACCAGTTACCACTAGCAGCTGTTGTTGTAGCACATTGAAAGCATCTCGTACTCTCGGACACCCAAAAAATTTGTGCTGTATTGTTTCCACACTCGAAGAACAGTGTATACAATTCTCATCGTCCGTTCGCCTCATAACGAACATCAGTCGCCGGTGCGAGAACTTCTCGTTTACCCACATGTATAGAAGACTACGTTGTGTTGGATATAAGTCCCGAACAGCAATATTCTTCCACACACGGGGCCAGTTAGTTGCAAGATTTGCTATTTCTACTTTCGGTTTTGCTGTA
The Toxorhynchites rutilus septentrionalis strain SRP chromosome 2, ASM2978413v1, whole genome shotgun sequence genome window above contains:
- the LOC129769285 gene encoding uncharacterized protein LOC129769285 encodes the protein MITECFRDNFGNDSIVDSATVFKYDQLETDTNSSELSHGSTSREPQSVQEKTALIDSNYIESKIKCLLNGERAELHSSEKSENEESRKEIRGILITEDSCNAVDHKISNSLEDEKKVSVEDLSFNGKINCFNGKMSDTSPRSNAENVELNHSDEKLRRDKFNESFEMLTKENSSLMHYTNEKSPDLFDDDDSAANDLKSDTEDIPLEDRSFNTSILSSSIANSACPAAEIERVILKRLQGSLSGVLPPPSVTFSNIDVNRMLTLYRENEARYVYRHDQPTQESKEELNESSVLSNCLSRPTHTRSDIEMLGWPELLMAKGYGLHYNRSTVSEKIELLGLKYIDRYIGAETSSTFNITHSPSSSKKRNLRLKMLNQSPGRRLSHLARRRAIFSSANLLCSSGSTTKSASMTTSQTNPLRLCNRQILLDPKSKTNRRKSKGRTPKRRTPSRRNTPRRKTPGSSAKKRVMSLPVTKLTQHPVSRETSKRALFQSPSNDNSKPEPLHKPGISSVLTDKIQKSKRALFSPPKRIHRFASVSIRQDSSVKESLMSSQQYGSTNNIDMLREQTIERIGKRRRSIDEEENVDAVPSVKMPKLDKEDLTPRSLKFARSQSFCVGSQNLNTKNASESGLCGKSLFRANSEVAFPDSVARPVTTLSENHKKKLLWAVSQSLQTKQISVKHESFKHYASNLARVVRRLFLEFDTQLVASTSEKLLRLANKHVFEVIQGNSVDDIYLREKTRIMSARNISKLQGYIGPEEYEQRNRLLKRSTSICTATSESSNDRSPFISSSQQLSQSSIFSQSSEFLNQLSQTSVRSSQVVSSTAPVAVATDSTISENTILRENVNNEQRQKSAQKQISFSGKDQKNLSPYADSKAGSQAKTKILVGGMVTSSIMKAKRQISFE